A part of Geothermobacter hydrogeniphilus genomic DNA contains:
- a CDS encoding 2Fe-2S iron-sulfur cluster-binding protein, which translates to MSDIILQIDGKEVAAKPGMTVLEAAQSAGIAIPTLCHHEKLEPYGACRICTVEADAGGRTSFVAACLYPAEKGLVVRTRTEQVNRMRKVLLEQMLSHAPDSEDLLELAGEYGADPHRFEKEPSFCILCGLCVRYCAEVKQKHAVSFFDRGAKREINFIPEIAVKECWDCKECFPLCPTSALQAAYVLTESLLTPPEEPSSCGGCSSCG; encoded by the coding sequence ATGAGTGATATTATTCTACAGATCGACGGCAAAGAGGTTGCCGCCAAGCCCGGCATGACCGTTCTCGAGGCGGCCCAGAGCGCCGGGATCGCCATCCCCACCCTCTGCCACCACGAAAAGCTGGAACCCTACGGCGCCTGCCGGATCTGCACCGTGGAGGCCGATGCCGGCGGCCGAACCAGTTTCGTCGCCGCCTGCCTCTACCCGGCGGAGAAGGGCCTGGTGGTCAGGACCCGGACCGAGCAGGTGAACCGGATGCGCAAGGTGCTACTGGAGCAGATGCTGTCCCACGCTCCCGACTCGGAGGACCTGCTGGAACTGGCCGGGGAGTACGGCGCCGACCCCCACCGCTTCGAAAAGGAGCCATCCTTCTGTATCCTCTGCGGGCTTTGTGTGCGATACTGCGCCGAGGTCAAGCAGAAGCACGCGGTCAGCTTTTTCGACCGGGGGGCGAAGCGGGAGATCAACTTCATCCCGGAGATCGCCGTCAAGGAATGCTGGGACTGCAAGGAATGCTTCCCCCTCTGCCCGACCTCGGCGCTGCAGGCCGCCTACGTGCTGACCGAATCGCTGCTGACCCCGCCGGAAGAACCGAGCAGTTGCGGAGGCTGCTCGAGCTGCGGATAA
- the fdhD gene encoding formate dehydrogenase accessory sulfurtransferase FdhD: MEQPSNRNIVRIIQGRREEAARRVVEEFPLRLRVNDRDLATLVCSPHQLNYLVAGFLRLQGFIDSLDDIIIMGVCQADAQAELRLKSEVPGQLRPILTSGCGTGITFNLPQSILRSSAALCRSYRAADVFHVMRELNDRAEHYRNHGGIHSAAIGDADGLRLYAEDIGRHNTLDRLAGEALFRNLDLQNKLLVTSGRISTEMVAKAARLGVGLLASRTSPTDKAIDLCEQAGITLIGYLRGDRMEIFSHPQQLTVNDHPAHP, from the coding sequence ATGGAACAACCCTCCAACCGAAACATAGTCCGCATCATCCAGGGCCGGAGGGAAGAAGCGGCACGCCGGGTGGTGGAGGAATTCCCCCTGCGGCTGCGGGTCAACGACCGTGACCTGGCGACCCTGGTCTGTTCCCCCCACCAGCTCAACTACCTGGTCGCCGGCTTCCTGCGGCTGCAGGGCTTCATCGACAGTCTCGACGATATCATCATCATGGGCGTCTGCCAGGCGGATGCCCAGGCCGAACTGCGGCTCAAAAGTGAAGTCCCCGGGCAGCTGCGGCCGATCCTGACCTCCGGCTGCGGCACCGGCATCACCTTCAACCTGCCGCAAAGCATCCTCCGTTCTTCCGCCGCCCTTTGCCGCAGCTACCGCGCCGCGGATGTCTTCCACGTCATGCGGGAGCTGAACGACCGCGCCGAGCACTACCGCAACCACGGCGGCATCCATTCGGCTGCCATCGGCGATGCCGACGGCCTGCGGCTCTACGCCGAAGATATCGGCCGCCACAACACCCTCGACCGACTGGCCGGCGAAGCCCTGTTCCGCAACCTCGACCTGCAGAACAAGCTGCTGGTGACCTCGGGACGGATCTCCACCGAGATGGTCGCCAAGGCAGCCCGCCTCGGCGTCGGCCTGCTGGCCTCGCGAACCTCACCGACCGACAAGGCGATCGACCTCTGCGAACAGGCCGGCATCACCCTGATCGGCTACCTGCGCGGCGACCGGATGGAAATCTTCAGTCATCCGCAGCAGCTGACCGTAAACGACCACCCCGCACATCCGTAG
- a CDS encoding type II toxin-antitoxin system Phd/YefM family antitoxin, whose protein sequence is MKLSDQIKPISYLKSHTAEIFRNLEKQGSPLIITQNGEAKAVVQDIHSYEQDQERLALLKILALGNRQVEEGRVQAAEDVIARLRSKGLER, encoded by the coding sequence ATGAAACTATCCGACCAGATCAAACCGATCAGTTATCTCAAGTCACATACCGCGGAGATTTTTCGCAACCTGGAAAAACAGGGGAGTCCGTTGATCATCACCCAGAATGGTGAAGCGAAAGCCGTGGTGCAGGATATTCACAGCTACGAACAAGACCAGGAGAGGCTGGCCCTGCTGAAAATCCTGGCCCTCGGCAATCGCCAGGTCGAAGAGGGCCGGGTCCAGGCGGCTGAAGATGTTATCGCCCGACTGAGATCCAAGGGGCTTGAGAGGTAA
- a CDS encoding type II toxin-antitoxin system RelE/ParE family toxin: MAGKVYLTDDATHDLEELYAYVVRHDIPEKAEDLLRRIESVFSSLAEMPQRGAYPRELQELGIREFREVFYKPYRIIYRITGEDIYVMLITDGRRDMQTLLQNRLL, encoded by the coding sequence ATGGCCGGCAAGGTTTATTTGACCGACGATGCCACACACGACCTTGAAGAGCTCTACGCCTACGTTGTCCGACACGACATACCGGAAAAAGCCGAGGACCTGCTCCGCCGGATAGAATCGGTTTTTTCCAGCCTGGCCGAGATGCCCCAGCGCGGTGCTTATCCCCGGGAATTGCAGGAGCTCGGAATCCGGGAATTTCGCGAGGTCTTTTACAAACCCTATCGCATTATCTACCGAATCACCGGCGAGGACATCTACGTCATGCTGATAACCGACGGCCGTCGGGATATGCAGACCCTTTTGCAGAACCGCCTGCTGTAG
- the bcrC gene encoding benzoyl-CoA reductase subunit C: MATKSVKQIIDFCHELFTDLEFTRARQWKDAEPGRKVIGYMPVYVPREIIHAAGMLPLGILGGGADMEVIHGDAYYQSYICRIPRSTIDLAITGKLDFVDGMLFPSICDVIRNLTGIWQLMFKEKYVRYFDTPQNFRDEIGGTFYAHELGELRADLEELGGRKISDEQLNRSIAIYNENREWVNRVYDYRAATPWKAPAFEVYLLMRAGMVLPPEEHSTLLRDYLAAAELEDRPLRDNCRVVMTGSFCEQPPLNLIKSIELAGCYIVDDDFMLVNRWLLQEVPTDGDPLANLCRAFLHHSAETAAKYEADMEKKGSYLLGLIEKRNAEGVIFAAPSFCDPALLDQPMIVRRVAERNIPYITLQYAENSGQMQPIREQAGTFADSIKLWSAS, encoded by the coding sequence ATGGCCACCAAGTCCGTCAAGCAGATCATCGATTTCTGCCACGAGCTTTTCACCGACCTGGAGTTTACCCGGGCGCGGCAGTGGAAGGACGCCGAGCCGGGGCGCAAGGTGATCGGCTACATGCCGGTCTACGTACCGCGCGAGATCATTCACGCCGCCGGCATGCTGCCGCTCGGCATCCTCGGCGGCGGCGCCGACATGGAAGTGATCCACGGCGACGCCTACTACCAGAGCTACATCTGCCGCATTCCCCGTTCGACCATCGACCTGGCGATCACCGGCAAGCTCGACTTCGTCGACGGCATGCTGTTCCCCTCGATCTGCGACGTGATCCGCAACCTGACCGGCATCTGGCAGCTGATGTTCAAGGAGAAGTACGTCCGCTACTTCGACACCCCGCAGAATTTCCGCGACGAGATCGGCGGCACATTCTACGCCCACGAGCTGGGCGAGCTGCGCGCCGACCTGGAAGAGCTGGGCGGGCGGAAGATCAGCGACGAGCAGCTGAACCGCTCGATCGCGATCTACAACGAAAACCGCGAATGGGTGAACCGGGTCTACGACTACCGGGCCGCGACCCCGTGGAAGGCCCCGGCTTTTGAGGTCTACCTGCTGATGCGGGCCGGGATGGTGCTGCCGCCGGAAGAACACAGCACACTGCTGCGCGACTACCTGGCGGCGGCCGAGCTTGAAGACCGGCCGCTGCGCGACAACTGCCGGGTGGTGATGACCGGCTCCTTCTGCGAACAGCCGCCGCTGAACCTGATCAAGTCGATCGAGCTGGCCGGCTGCTACATCGTCGACGACGATTTCATGCTGGTCAACCGCTGGCTGCTGCAGGAGGTGCCGACCGACGGCGACCCGCTCGCCAACCTCTGCCGGGCGTTTCTGCACCACAGCGCCGAAACCGCCGCCAAGTACGAGGCCGACATGGAGAAGAAGGGCAGCTACCTGCTCGGCCTGATCGAGAAGCGCAACGCCGAGGGCGTGATCTTCGCCGCACCGAGCTTCTGCGACCCGGCCCTGCTCGACCAGCCGATGATCGTCAGACGGGTGGCGGAGCGCAACATCCCCTACATCACCCTGCAGTACGCCGAGAATTCGGGGCAGATGCAGCCGATCCGCGAACAGGCCGGCACCTTTGCCGACTCGATCAAGTTATGGAGCGCCTCATGA
- the bcrB gene encoding benzoyl-CoA reductase subunit B — MSQDVVKSPSQLKQKEMIRRNYDKITSGEVKVSSTFVPGNLNELLMCFDIANNLPEINAIQNGMRKKSGEMIVEAERSGHSEDVCTYVKADIGMMAKGNIAPNGKPMPNPDLLLLSYTGCFTFMKWFELLREEYRCPTVMLHVPYAADGRPTRNMRDYIVKQLKEEVIPTLEQVSGIKFDIDRLREYLRKSARAEDDLVWMLEQAKRKPSPIDCYFGGVYYMGPIFTAFRGTDDAIEYYRLLRAEIEQRIEQGLGAMTPEGDMPEEKYRLVVEGPPNWTSFRDFWKMFYEEGAVVVASSYTKVGGVYDYDGFRHDPEHPLESLADYCLGVYTNRNLPTRVDMLARNVIEYEADGLLINSIKSCNSFSAGQLVMMREVEKLTGKPAAFIETDLVDPRYFSAANVKNRLESYFQMIDQKRRAGGSGPATPATMNKRS; from the coding sequence ATGAGCCAGGACGTCGTCAAATCCCCCTCGCAGCTCAAGCAGAAAGAGATGATCCGCCGCAACTACGACAAGATCACCAGCGGCGAGGTCAAGGTCTCCTCGACCTTCGTGCCGGGCAATCTCAACGAACTGCTGATGTGTTTCGATATCGCCAACAACCTGCCGGAGATCAACGCCATCCAGAACGGCATGCGCAAGAAGTCGGGCGAGATGATCGTCGAAGCCGAGCGCAGCGGCCATTCCGAGGACGTCTGCACCTACGTCAAGGCCGACATCGGCATGATGGCCAAGGGCAACATCGCCCCCAACGGCAAGCCGATGCCGAATCCCGACCTGCTGCTGCTCTCCTACACCGGCTGCTTCACCTTCATGAAGTGGTTCGAGCTGCTGCGCGAGGAGTACCGGTGCCCGACGGTGATGCTGCATGTCCCCTACGCCGCCGACGGCCGACCGACCCGAAACATGCGCGACTATATCGTCAAGCAGCTCAAAGAAGAGGTCATCCCGACTCTGGAACAGGTCTCCGGAATCAAGTTCGATATCGACCGGCTGCGCGAGTACCTGCGCAAGTCGGCCCGGGCCGAGGACGACCTGGTGTGGATGCTGGAGCAGGCCAAGCGCAAGCCCTCCCCCATCGACTGCTACTTCGGCGGGGTCTACTACATGGGCCCGATCTTCACCGCCTTCCGCGGCACCGACGACGCCATCGAGTACTACCGGCTGCTGCGTGCCGAGATCGAGCAGCGGATCGAACAGGGTCTGGGCGCCATGACCCCGGAAGGGGACATGCCGGAGGAGAAGTACCGGCTGGTGGTCGAGGGCCCGCCCAACTGGACCTCCTTCCGGGACTTCTGGAAGATGTTCTACGAGGAGGGCGCGGTGGTGGTGGCCAGCTCCTACACCAAGGTCGGCGGGGTCTATGACTACGACGGCTTCCGCCACGACCCGGAACATCCCCTCGAGTCCCTGGCCGACTACTGCCTGGGGGTCTACACCAACCGCAACCTGCCGACCCGGGTGGACATGCTGGCCCGCAACGTCATCGAGTACGAGGCCGACGGCCTGCTGATCAACTCGATCAAGAGCTGCAACAGCTTCTCCGCCGGGCAGCTGGTGATGATGCGCGAGGTCGAGAAGCTGACCGGCAAGCCGGCCGCCTTCATCGAAACCGACCTGGTCGACCCGCGCTACTTCTCCGCGGCCAACGTCAAGAACCGCCTGGAGAGCTATTTCCAGATGATCGACCAGAAACGCCGGGCCGGCGGCTCCGGACCTGCGACGCCGGCAACCATGAATAAAAGATCCTGA
- the bcrA gene encoding benzoyl-CoA reductase subunit A, with the protein MRTFIGIDLGSTTTKAVLMDENREILGRGITNSRSNYDVAAAVTKQEAKIAARFTLFKQQLGTAGGVEALLEDLERNFRLEQFLDELKQLEETCDGYLDQPRFQENKAALREALAPIFRAIEAEAPQIYARGAERKSDFFRDLAGARFMNIAGKVAKESGISFETLLNIYDKSIIDVESLVPADEEVGRQMLKGLARALQDASDVTISETEARTALEKVLAIELEETYVVGTGYGRIRLPFPKEHIRSEILCHGLGAHMMFPETRTVLDIGGQDTKGIQVDENGIVTNFQMNDRCAAGCGRYLGYIADEMNIGLHELGPIAMKATRALRINSTCTVFAGAELRDRLSLGEDRAEILAGLHRSIILRAMSILSRAGGVHDQFTFTGGVAKNQAAVRELRKLVQENYGDVTINISAASIYTGALGGASFAHRAVN; encoded by the coding sequence ATGCGGACATTTATCGGAATTGATTTGGGTTCGACCACCACCAAGGCGGTGCTGATGGACGAGAACCGCGAGATCCTCGGCCGCGGCATCACCAACTCCCGCTCCAACTACGATGTCGCCGCCGCGGTCACCAAGCAGGAGGCGAAGATCGCCGCCCGCTTCACCCTCTTCAAACAGCAGCTCGGCACGGCCGGCGGGGTGGAAGCGCTGCTCGAAGACCTGGAGCGGAATTTCCGCCTGGAGCAGTTCCTCGACGAGTTGAAACAGCTCGAAGAAACCTGCGACGGCTACCTCGACCAGCCGCGTTTCCAGGAGAACAAAGCCGCCCTGCGTGAAGCCCTGGCACCGATCTTCCGCGCCATCGAGGCGGAAGCCCCGCAAATCTACGCCCGCGGCGCCGAACGCAAGTCGGACTTCTTCCGCGACCTGGCCGGGGCGCGTTTCATGAACATCGCCGGCAAGGTGGCCAAGGAGTCCGGCATCAGCTTCGAAACCCTGCTCAATATCTACGACAAGTCGATCATCGATGTCGAAAGCCTGGTCCCCGCCGACGAGGAGGTCGGCCGGCAGATGCTCAAAGGGCTGGCGCGGGCGCTGCAGGACGCGAGCGACGTGACGATCAGCGAAACCGAGGCCCGGACAGCCCTGGAGAAAGTACTGGCCATCGAGCTGGAGGAGACCTACGTGGTCGGCACCGGTTACGGCCGCATCCGCCTGCCCTTCCCCAAGGAGCATATCCGCTCCGAAATCCTCTGTCACGGCCTCGGCGCCCACATGATGTTCCCGGAGACCCGCACGGTACTCGACATCGGCGGCCAGGACACCAAGGGCATCCAGGTGGACGAGAACGGCATTGTCACCAACTTCCAGATGAACGACCGCTGCGCGGCCGGCTGTGGCCGCTATCTCGGCTACATCGCCGACGAGATGAACATCGGCCTGCACGAACTCGGCCCAATAGCCATGAAGGCGACCCGGGCTCTGCGGATCAACTCCACCTGCACCGTCTTCGCCGGCGCCGAACTGCGCGACCGCCTGTCCCTCGGCGAGGACCGCGCCGAGATCCTTGCCGGCCTGCACCGCTCGATCATCCTCCGCGCCATGTCGATCCTCTCCCGCGCCGGCGGAGTGCACGACCAGTTCACCTTCACCGGCGGCGTGGCCAAGAACCAGGCCGCGGTGCGGGAACTGCGCAAACTGGTGCAGGAGAACTACGGCGACGTCACCATCAACATCAGCGCCGCGTCAATCTACACCGGCGCCCTCGGCGGAGCGAGCTTCGCCCACCGGGCGGTGAACTGA
- the bcrD gene encoding benzoyl-CoA reductase subunit D: MTTTIGIDVGSGVIKTVLFQTEGDDHRWLARRDLRIRQNDRFELIAESVAAVLAETGLDREAVDYIATTGEGENVRDATGHFYSMTTHARGAIYLNPEARAVLDIGALNGRAIRIDAQGKVLNYRMTSQCASGSGQFLENISRYLGISQDEIGELSQQSTNPEKVSGICAVLAETDVINMVSRSIPPSDILRGIHESMAGRLIKLLKAIGVVQGVVMMTGGLGLDSGLVKAMQDGMDEQKMATRIATHPDSLYAGAIGAAIWGAFRYRKLKEKGQLPKAS; the protein is encoded by the coding sequence ATGACCACCACCATCGGCATCGACGTCGGCTCCGGCGTCATCAAGACCGTTCTATTCCAGACGGAAGGCGACGACCACCGCTGGCTCGCCCGACGCGACCTGCGCATCCGCCAGAACGACCGCTTCGAGCTGATCGCCGAATCGGTGGCGGCGGTGCTCGCCGAAACCGGCCTGGACCGTGAAGCCGTCGACTACATCGCCACCACCGGCGAGGGAGAGAACGTCAGGGACGCGACCGGGCACTTCTACTCCATGACCACCCACGCCCGGGGCGCCATCTACCTCAACCCCGAGGCCCGGGCGGTGCTCGATATCGGCGCCCTCAACGGCCGGGCGATCCGCATCGACGCCCAGGGCAAGGTGCTCAACTACCGGATGACCAGCCAGTGCGCCTCCGGCTCCGGGCAGTTCCTGGAAAACATCTCCCGCTACCTGGGAATCTCGCAGGATGAAATCGGCGAGCTGTCGCAGCAGTCGACCAACCCGGAAAAGGTCAGCGGCATCTGCGCGGTGCTGGCCGAAACCGATGTCATCAACATGGTCTCCCGCTCGATTCCGCCGAGCGACATCCTGCGCGGCATCCACGAATCGATGGCCGGGCGGCTGATCAAGCTGCTCAAGGCGATCGGCGTGGTCCAGGGGGTGGTGATGATGACCGGCGGCCTGGGCCTCGACTCCGGGCTGGTCAAGGCGATGCAGGACGGCATGGACGAGCAGAAGATGGCCACCCGCATCGCCACCCACCCCGATTCGCTCTATGCCGGCGCCATCGGCGCGGCAATCTGGGGTGCCTTCCGCTACCGCAAGCTGAAGGAAAAGGGGCAACTGCCGAAGGCATCCTGA
- a CDS encoding GNAT family N-acetyltransferase translates to MSQLTFRSLHPDDLDAVCDIDSRIVGRSRRGFYEKRLTVATASPETFITSAALRNDRLCGFAFVRLQEGEYGQAGRLAILDVIGVDPESQGKGIGSAVLTAIEQRMRKQQVKQLRTEVDWNDHGMTRFFSTSGFSLAAGRILERDTSPLAEPVAEMTSVRMDGQWRVHSGPGGNDYDTLSRDRVLTRSLQEADLNDVVRIDRKLTGRDRGDYYQTKFREMLVESGIRVSLVAERDGIITGFVMARVDYGEFGRASQTATLDTIGVHPAEKGSGIGRALLSQLLNNLATLQVEALRTQVAWEEYELRRFLQRCGFNPSQRLLLGKTIT, encoded by the coding sequence ATGAGTCAGCTGACATTTCGATCACTCCATCCTGATGACCTGGACGCTGTCTGCGACATCGACAGCCGCATCGTCGGCCGCTCCCGGCGCGGTTTTTACGAAAAGCGCCTGACCGTCGCCACGGCGTCACCGGAGACTTTCATCACCAGTGCGGCGTTGCGGAACGACCGGCTGTGCGGTTTCGCCTTCGTCCGGCTGCAGGAAGGGGAATACGGGCAGGCCGGCAGGCTGGCTATCCTCGATGTCATTGGTGTTGACCCGGAGTCCCAGGGGAAGGGCATCGGCAGCGCGGTGCTGACCGCGATCGAACAGCGGATGCGGAAACAGCAGGTGAAACAGCTGCGCACCGAAGTCGACTGGAACGATCACGGCATGACCCGCTTCTTCTCCACCTCCGGGTTCAGCCTGGCGGCGGGCCGGATCCTGGAACGCGACACCTCGCCGCTGGCCGAACCGGTCGCCGAGATGACCAGCGTCCGGATGGACGGCCAGTGGCGGGTCCACAGCGGCCCCGGAGGCAACGACTACGACACCCTCAGCCGCGACCGGGTGCTGACCCGCTCACTGCAGGAGGCCGACCTTAATGACGTGGTGCGCATCGACCGCAAGCTGACCGGCCGTGACCGCGGCGACTATTATCAAACCAAATTTCGTGAAATGCTGGTAGAATCGGGAATCCGGGTCTCCCTGGTCGCCGAGCGCGACGGGATCATCACCGGGTTCGTCATGGCCCGGGTCGATTATGGTGAATTCGGCCGCGCCAGCCAGACGGCGACCCTCGACACCATCGGCGTACATCCGGCGGAGAAGGGCAGCGGCATCGGCCGGGCGCTGCTCTCCCAGCTGCTGAACAACCTTGCCACCCTGCAGGTCGAGGCGCTGCGAACCCAGGTCGCCTGGGAGGAGTACGAGCTGCGGCGGTTCCTGCAGCGTTGCGGGTTCAACCCGTCCCAGCGCCTGCTGCTGGGCAAAACGATCACTTGA
- a CDS encoding universal stress protein, with product MLTQKILVPLDQSSISARTVEGLIALRQHLTPPLVLLHVLDLERLAVRGFPEKSYAEFAARVHREAEQFIAKQEQRFIKAGLAVETLLKEGEVLETICKLADSGDYELLAIGRNPVSELRDLLFGQVANSVIHKVKCPVLVL from the coding sequence ATGCTCACTCAGAAGATACTGGTTCCGCTGGATCAATCCTCCATTTCGGCCCGCACGGTTGAAGGGCTGATCGCCCTCAGGCAACACCTCACCCCGCCGCTGGTCCTGCTGCACGTCCTCGACCTGGAGCGGCTGGCGGTCAGGGGCTTTCCGGAAAAAAGCTACGCGGAATTCGCCGCCCGCGTCCACCGGGAAGCCGAACAGTTCATTGCCAAGCAGGAACAGCGTTTTATAAAGGCCGGGCTCGCCGTTGAAACCCTGCTCAAGGAAGGGGAAGTGCTGGAAACCATCTGCAAGCTCGCCGACAGCGGCGACTATGAACTGCTCGCCATCGGCCGCAACCCGGTGAGCGAATTGCGGGACCTGCTGTTCGGCCAGGTTGCAAACAGTGTTATTCATAAGGTAAAGTGTCCGGTACTGGTTCTTTGA
- a CDS encoding acyl-CoA dehydrogenase family protein translates to MSALPAGGEFLLRPPAIAPFVPEDFTSEQRQIAATTEAFINNEILPDLDRLEQQDFELLREKLCRCAELGLFLVDIPEEYGGLELDKATSMLVAETIGPSGSFAITSSGQTGIGSLPLVYYGTAEQKQKYLEKLTSGAWIGAYCLTEPDCGSDPLSARATAVLSEDGSCYILNGVKQFITNAAFANLFTVFAKIDGRQFSAFLVERQTAGLSIGREEQKMGLKGTSTAQVILENVRVPVGNLLGEAGKGHKIAFNVLNIGRLKLAATVVGAAKGALAEAAGYAGERKQFGRRLIEFGAIGEKLADMSAALFAAESVLYRVAGLLDARIAALDRGGDDYYQRYQQAIEEYAGECAIAKVFCSETLAQVADEALQIHGGYGYIRDYPVERFYRDQRINRIFEGTNEINRMLIPTLLLRRADEGRLDLWPRAQAVKDAWDSDKREETGQELLTNVRTLYLLLLASVRERRGEQEILLALGDMAIDIFALESSLLRVRRAGAGASAQKRSLLEAAAVINHFEIAGRLRQSALRLNAYGSDDPEMLPGQIERLCRCPGTGLLAAKRSLAAATGEAGGYLF, encoded by the coding sequence ATGTCAGCACTCCCCGCCGGAGGCGAGTTCCTGCTCCGCCCGCCCGCTATCGCCCCCTTCGTTCCGGAGGATTTCACCTCGGAACAACGGCAGATCGCCGCCACCACCGAAGCCTTCATCAACAACGAGATCCTCCCCGACCTCGACCGGCTGGAACAGCAGGACTTCGAGCTGTTGCGCGAGAAGCTGTGCCGCTGCGCCGAACTCGGCCTGTTCCTGGTCGACATCCCGGAAGAGTACGGCGGACTGGAACTCGACAAAGCGACCAGCATGCTGGTGGCGGAAACCATCGGTCCGAGCGGCTCCTTCGCCATCACCTCCAGCGGCCAGACCGGCATCGGCTCGCTCCCCCTGGTCTATTACGGCACCGCGGAGCAGAAACAGAAATACCTGGAGAAGCTGACCAGCGGCGCATGGATCGGCGCCTACTGCCTGACCGAGCCCGACTGCGGCAGCGACCCCTTGAGCGCCCGCGCCACCGCCGTCCTCTCCGAAGACGGCTCCTGCTACATCCTCAACGGCGTCAAGCAGTTCATCACCAACGCCGCCTTCGCCAACCTGTTCACCGTCTTCGCCAAGATCGACGGCCGACAGTTTTCGGCCTTCCTGGTGGAACGACAGACGGCCGGGCTCTCCATCGGCAGGGAAGAACAGAAGATGGGGCTGAAAGGAACCTCGACCGCCCAGGTCATCCTGGAGAATGTCCGGGTTCCGGTCGGCAACCTGCTCGGCGAGGCCGGCAAGGGGCACAAGATCGCCTTCAACGTGCTCAACATCGGCCGCCTGAAACTGGCCGCCACCGTGGTCGGCGCCGCCAAGGGCGCCCTGGCCGAGGCCGCCGGCTACGCCGGGGAGCGCAAGCAGTTCGGCCGGCGGCTGATCGAATTCGGCGCCATCGGCGAGAAACTGGCCGACATGAGCGCCGCCCTGTTTGCCGCCGAATCGGTCCTCTACCGGGTCGCCGGCCTGCTCGATGCGCGCATCGCGGCCCTCGACCGCGGCGGTGACGACTATTACCAGCGCTACCAGCAGGCGATCGAGGAATACGCCGGGGAATGCGCCATCGCCAAGGTCTTCTGCAGCGAGACCCTGGCCCAGGTCGCCGATGAGGCGCTGCAGATTCACGGCGGCTACGGCTATATCCGCGACTACCCGGTGGAGCGTTTCTACCGGGATCAGCGCATCAACCGGATTTTTGAAGGCACCAACGAAATCAACCGGATGCTGATTCCGACCCTGCTGCTGCGGCGGGCGGACGAGGGAAGGCTGGACCTCTGGCCGCGGGCGCAGGCCGTCAAGGACGCATGGGATTCCGACAAACGGGAGGAAACCGGACAGGAACTCCTCACGAACGTCAGGACGCTCTACCTGCTGTTGCTCGCATCGGTTCGAGAGCGGCGCGGGGAACAGGAGATCCTGCTGGCGCTGGGAGACATGGCCATCGACATTTTCGCCCTTGAAAGTTCCCTACTCCGGGTTCGCCGGGCCGGCGCGGGCGCCAGCGCGCAAAAGCGCTCACTGCTGGAAGCGGCCGCCGTCATCAACCACTTCGAAATTGCCGGCCGCCTCCGCCAGAGCGCCCTGCGCCTCAACGCCTACGGCAGCGACGACCCGGAAATGTTGCCGGGACAGATCGAACGGCTCTGCCGCTGCCCGGGTACGGGCCTGCTGGCCGCCAAACGGAGCCTCGCCGCGGCAACCGGCGAAGCGGGGGGCTATCTGTTCTGA